A section of the Enterococcus montenegrensis genome encodes:
- the trmFO gene encoding methylenetetrahydrofolate--tRNA-(uracil(54)-C(5))-methyltransferase (FADH(2)-oxidizing) TrmFO yields MTEFVNVIGAGLAGSEAAWQIAEAGVLVRLYEMRPEKSTEAHHTSDFAELVCSNSLRGNSLANAVGVLKEEMRRLNSVIIQSADETAVPAGGALAVDRDSFSATVTKKVKNHPNVTVISEEITEIPSGVTVIATGPLTSSKLAEAIKAFNGSDGFYFYDAAAPIIDKSTIDMDKVYLKSRYDKGEAAYLNCPMNKEEFDAFREALITAEVAPLKTFEKEKYFEGCMPIEVMAARGEKTMLFGPMKPVGLEDPKTGKRPYAVIQLRQDNAAASLYNIVGFQTHLKWGEQKRVFQMIPGLENAEFVRYGVMHRNSFMNSPELLRPTYQSVKRDDLFFAGQMTGVEGYVESAASGLLAGRNAALLALGQAVQTMPKETVMGSMAYYITHAEGKHFQPMNANFGLLPELPERIRDKKLRYQTLAKRALSHLNTPAEVVSE; encoded by the coding sequence ATGACTGAATTTGTAAATGTAATTGGTGCCGGCCTAGCCGGTAGTGAAGCAGCTTGGCAAATTGCTGAAGCAGGGGTTTTAGTACGTCTATATGAAATGCGTCCAGAAAAATCAACAGAAGCCCATCATACTTCAGATTTTGCAGAATTGGTATGTTCTAATTCCTTAAGAGGAAATAGTTTGGCCAATGCAGTTGGCGTTTTAAAAGAAGAAATGCGGCGGTTAAACTCAGTAATTATTCAATCGGCTGACGAAACGGCAGTTCCAGCCGGGGGTGCTTTGGCAGTGGATCGTGATTCTTTTTCCGCTACTGTCACAAAAAAAGTGAAAAACCATCCAAATGTGACCGTTATTTCAGAAGAAATCACGGAAATCCCAAGCGGAGTTACCGTGATTGCGACCGGTCCTTTGACTTCTTCTAAATTAGCAGAAGCCATTAAAGCATTTAATGGCTCTGACGGTTTTTATTTTTACGATGCTGCAGCACCAATTATTGATAAAAGTACCATCGATATGGATAAAGTGTATCTGAAATCTCGTTATGATAAAGGAGAAGCGGCTTATCTCAATTGTCCAATGAACAAAGAAGAATTTGACGCTTTTCGCGAAGCCTTGATTACAGCTGAAGTTGCGCCGTTAAAAACTTTTGAAAAAGAGAAATACTTCGAAGGTTGTATGCCAATTGAAGTTATGGCTGCTCGTGGTGAAAAAACGATGCTTTTTGGTCCGATGAAACCAGTGGGACTAGAAGATCCTAAAACCGGCAAACGTCCCTATGCCGTGATTCAATTACGACAAGATAATGCTGCGGCATCGTTGTATAATATCGTTGGTTTTCAAACTCATTTAAAATGGGGCGAGCAAAAGCGAGTTTTCCAAATGATTCCAGGTTTAGAAAATGCTGAATTTGTTCGCTATGGTGTCATGCACCGCAATAGTTTTATGAATTCACCAGAATTATTACGGCCAACTTATCAGTCAGTTAAACGGGATGATTTATTTTTTGCTGGTCAAATGACCGGCGTAGAAGGGTATGTAGAAAGTGCGGCTAGCGGCTTGTTAGCTGGGCGTAACGCTGCGTTATTAGCGTTGGGACAAGCAGTACAAACCATGCCAAAAGAAACAGTTATGGGTTCAATGGCTTACTACATTACCCATGCAGAAGGCAAACACTTCCAGCCAATGAATGCTAATTTTGGATTATTGCCAGAATTGCCAGAGCGTATTCGCGATAAAAAATTACGCTATCAAACATTAGCAAAGAGAGCCCTAAGTCACTTGAATACTCCAGCAGAAGTAGTTTCAGAATAA
- the xerC gene encoding tyrosine recombinase XerC — translation MTAFDWPQEFLRYLQFERGYSQLTTAAYQEDLQDFREFLKESGDSDFLKIDHRDVRVYLSFLNEKKYSRNSISRKIASLRSFYQYLLKQEVIEENPFAYIHLKKQNSKLPRFFYENEMAALFQAAQGDKPLEIRNRALLEIMYGAGLRVSECANLTLAAVDWQGEVLLIHGKGNKDRYVPFGTYAQVALQEYLTLARPRLMEKVADHAFIFVNQRGTPITSRGIEYVFSQLIKKSSLDSKIHPHMLRHTFATHLLNNGADMRTVQELLGHANLSSTQIYAHVTKESLQNNYRKFHPRAHE, via the coding sequence ATGACAGCTTTTGACTGGCCACAAGAATTTTTACGCTACTTGCAATTTGAACGGGGGTATTCGCAATTAACGACAGCGGCCTACCAAGAAGACTTGCAAGATTTTCGTGAGTTTTTAAAAGAAAGTGGCGATAGTGATTTTTTGAAGATTGATCATCGGGATGTGCGGGTTTACCTTAGTTTTTTAAATGAAAAAAAGTACAGTCGAAATTCGATTAGTCGTAAAATTGCCAGTCTGCGTTCTTTTTATCAATATCTGCTAAAACAAGAAGTTATTGAAGAAAATCCCTTTGCCTATATTCATTTGAAGAAACAAAATAGTAAGTTACCACGGTTTTTTTATGAAAATGAAATGGCAGCGCTCTTTCAAGCCGCACAAGGGGATAAACCTTTAGAAATTCGCAACCGTGCCTTATTAGAAATTATGTATGGCGCAGGCTTACGGGTTAGTGAGTGTGCTAATTTAACCTTGGCTGCCGTTGATTGGCAAGGAGAGGTTTTATTAATTCATGGTAAGGGCAATAAAGATCGTTATGTTCCTTTTGGCACTTATGCCCAAGTAGCATTGCAAGAATATTTAACCCTAGCCAGACCGCGTCTAATGGAAAAAGTGGCGGATCATGCTTTTATTTTTGTAAATCAAAGAGGAACTCCGATTACAAGTCGCGGCATTGAATACGTTTTTAGTCAACTGATCAAAAAAAGCAGTTTAGATAGTAAAATTCATCCCCACATGTTACGCCATACATTTGCTACCCATCTATTAAATAATGGTGCGGATATGCGAACGGTTCAAGAATTACTCGGACACGCTAATTTATCGTCAACCCAAATTTATGCCCACGTCACAAAGGAGAGTTTACAAAATAATTATCGTAAATTTCATCCGCGGGCGCATGAATAA
- the hslV gene encoding ATP-dependent protease subunit HslV, with amino-acid sequence MESQFHSTTICAVEKDGQFAMAGDGQVTMGEQVVMKGTARKVRRIYNGEVVVGFAGSVADAFTLEEKFEAKLNEYNGNLQRAAVELAQEWRTQQAMQKLEAMLIVMNKEEMLLVSGTGEVITPDDGILAIGSGGNYALAAARAMKKYNTDEMTAKEIAENALNIAADICIFTNHNIIVEEM; translated from the coding sequence ATGGAATCACAATTTCATTCCACCACAATTTGTGCAGTGGAAAAAGATGGCCAATTTGCTATGGCTGGTGACGGTCAAGTCACGATGGGAGAACAAGTAGTTATGAAGGGCACAGCCCGTAAGGTTCGCCGTATATATAACGGTGAAGTTGTTGTTGGCTTTGCCGGCAGCGTAGCTGATGCGTTTACTTTGGAAGAAAAATTTGAAGCAAAATTAAATGAATATAATGGCAACTTACAACGTGCTGCTGTTGAATTAGCCCAAGAGTGGCGGACACAACAAGCCATGCAAAAATTAGAAGCGATGTTAATTGTAATGAATAAAGAAGAAATGTTGTTAGTTTCTGGGACAGGGGAAGTTATTACACCTGATGATGGTATTTTGGCAATCGGCTCTGGTGGTAATTATGCACTAGCTGCGGCAAGAGCGATGAAAAAATACAATACTGATGAAATGACAGCAAAAGAAATCGCAGAAAACGCATTAAATATCGCCGCAGATATTTGTATTTTTACCAACCACAATATTATTGTGGAAGAAATGTAG
- the hslU gene encoding ATP-dependent protease ATPase subunit HslU, with the protein MNEMTKSPRQIVAELDQYIVGQQDAKKAVAVALRNRYRRLQLDEEMQQDVTPKNILLIGPTGVGKTEIARRLAKIVQAPFIKVEATKFTEVGYVGRDVESMVRDLVESAIQIVKKEQYSRVYTRAVKKANRRLVKVLVPGIKKEQKKSSNPYEQMMNIFNTQQEEPKEELTEEIKTNRQAIFEQLERGVLDDREVTIEIDEPKTKGPMMNNGLEQMGIDLNETLDALKPQKKVERTVTVKEARELLVQEESAKLVNDADIHSEAIRLAQANGIIFIDEFDKITSRSQQSGEVSREGVQRDILPIVEGSQVNTKYGTIQTDYILFIASGAFHVAKPSDLIPELQGRFPIRVELDDLTAADFVKILTEPNNSLVKQYIALLKTENIKVIFTKEAIEKIATIAFDVNRDTDNIGARRLHTILEKLLEDLLFEAPDMQMGEITITAAYVEEKLDAIVENQDLSRYIL; encoded by the coding sequence ATGAATGAAATGACAAAATCACCCCGCCAAATCGTGGCGGAATTAGATCAATATATCGTAGGACAACAAGATGCAAAAAAAGCAGTTGCTGTGGCTTTACGCAATCGTTATCGTCGCCTGCAATTAGACGAAGAAATGCAACAAGATGTGACACCCAAAAACATTTTGCTAATTGGTCCGACAGGTGTCGGTAAAACAGAGATTGCACGTCGGTTGGCAAAAATTGTTCAAGCTCCTTTTATTAAGGTGGAAGCTACTAAATTCACGGAAGTCGGCTATGTTGGCCGCGATGTTGAATCAATGGTGCGCGATTTAGTCGAAAGTGCCATTCAAATTGTTAAAAAAGAACAATACAGCCGTGTTTATACTCGTGCCGTGAAAAAAGCCAATCGTCGGTTAGTCAAAGTTTTGGTTCCTGGTATTAAAAAAGAACAGAAAAAATCGAGCAATCCTTATGAGCAGATGATGAACATTTTTAATACGCAACAAGAAGAACCAAAAGAAGAGTTGACTGAGGAAATCAAAACCAATCGACAAGCAATCTTTGAGCAATTAGAGCGCGGTGTTTTAGATGATCGTGAAGTTACAATTGAAATTGACGAGCCAAAGACCAAAGGCCCAATGATGAACAACGGTTTAGAACAAATGGGAATTGATTTAAACGAAACACTTGATGCTTTAAAACCGCAAAAGAAAGTTGAACGAACGGTAACTGTTAAAGAAGCACGGGAGCTTTTGGTGCAAGAAGAATCTGCTAAACTAGTCAATGACGCAGACATTCACAGTGAAGCCATTAGACTTGCCCAAGCAAATGGGATCATCTTTATTGATGAATTTGATAAAATCACCTCACGTTCCCAACAGTCCGGCGAAGTTTCAAGAGAAGGCGTCCAACGAGATATTTTACCAATCGTAGAAGGGTCACAAGTGAATACTAAGTATGGAACTATTCAGACCGATTATATTTTATTTATTGCCTCTGGTGCCTTCCATGTGGCAAAACCTAGTGATTTGATACCAGAATTGCAAGGCCGTTTCCCAATTCGAGTTGAATTGGATGACTTGACAGCTGCTGATTTTGTTAAGATTTTAACTGAACCGAATAATTCTTTGGTTAAGCAATATATCGCATTACTTAAAACCGAGAATATTAAAGTGATCTTTACTAAAGAAGCCATTGAAAAAATTGCAACAATTGCTTTTGATGTCAATCGAGATACCGATAATATCGGGGCTAGACGTTTGCATACGATTTTGGAAAAATTGTTGGAAGATCTATTATTTGAAGCACCAGATATGCAAATGGGTGAGATCACCATTACTGCAGCTTATGTAGAAGAAAAACTCGACGCTATTGTTGAAAATCAAGATTTAAGCCGTTACATTTTGTAA